From Astyanax mexicanus isolate ESR-SI-001 chromosome 16, AstMex3_surface, whole genome shotgun sequence, one genomic window encodes:
- the rpl13 gene encoding 60S ribosomal protein L13 isoform X1 translates to MAPSRNGMILNPHFHKDWQKRVRTWFNQPARKLRRRKARQAKARRIAPRPVAGPLRPAVRCPTIRYQSKIRAGRGFSLEELKAAGINRKVARTIGIAVDPRRRNRSTESLQVNVQRLKVYRSKLIIFPRKASAPKKGDSSEEEIKMATQLTGPIMPLKNVYKKEKARVISEDEKNFKAFASLRMARANARLFGIRAKRAKEAAEQDVEKKK, encoded by the exons ATGGCCCCCAGTCGGAATGGCATGATCCTGAACCCCCACTTTCATAAAGACTGGCAGAAGAGGGTGCGCACCTGGTTCAACCAGCCCGCCAGAAAGCTCCGCAG ACGCAAGGCTCGTCAGGCTAAGGCTCGCCGAATCGCTCCTCGCCCAGTCGCTGGACCTCTGAGACCAGCAGTCAGGTGTCCGACCATCAGGTATCAAAGCAAGATCCGCGCCGGACGTGGCTTTTCCCTGGAAGAGCTGAAG GCTGCCGGCATCAACAGGAAAGTGGCTCGCACCATCGGTATTGCAGTAGACCCTCGCCGTCGCAACAGATCCACAGAGTCCCTGCAGGTCAATGTGCAGAGGCTGAAGGTGTACCGCTCCAAACTCATCATCTTCCCCAGGAAGGCCTCCGCACCCAAGAAGGGAGACAGCTCT GAGGAGGAGATCAAGATGGCAACACAGCTCACTGGACCCATCATGCCCCTTAAAAAC GTCTACAAGAAAGAGAAGGCCCGCGTGATCTCAGAGGACGAGAAGAACTTCAAGGCTTTTGCCAGCCTGCGCATGGCCCGCGCCAATGCACGCCTCTTTGGCATCCGTGCCAAGAGGGCAAAGGAGGCCGCCGAGCAGGATGTAGAGAAGAAGAAATAG